A region from the Sphingomonas flavescens genome encodes:
- the folD gene encoding bifunctional methylenetetrahydrofolate dehydrogenase/methenyltetrahydrofolate cyclohydrolase FolD, which produces MTAKRIDGKAAAQGIRDRIATEVDAFRQQVGRVPGLAVVLVGDDSASAVYVRSKARATEQAGMQGFEHRLSATTSQDELVALVDRLNADPAVDGILVQLPLPPQIDEQVIITRISPDKDVDGFHPVNAGRLAIGLHGFVPCTPLGCLRLLQAELGELSGKDAVVVGRSNIVGKPMALLLLRESCTVTIAHSRTRNLPEVVRRADIVVAAVGRPNMITGDWLKPGATVIDVGINRTEAGLVGDVDFTSASEIAGAITPVPGGVGPMTIAMLIRNTFVSAARREGYSYEKSL; this is translated from the coding sequence ATGACCGCGAAGCGGATCGACGGGAAAGCCGCAGCGCAGGGCATCCGCGATCGCATCGCCACCGAAGTCGATGCCTTCCGCCAGCAGGTCGGGCGGGTTCCCGGTTTGGCGGTCGTTCTAGTTGGCGACGATTCCGCGTCCGCCGTCTACGTGCGCTCTAAAGCCCGCGCGACGGAGCAGGCGGGTATGCAGGGGTTTGAACACCGTCTGTCAGCGACGACAAGCCAGGACGAACTGGTGGCGCTGGTCGACCGGCTGAATGCCGATCCTGCGGTCGATGGCATCCTCGTTCAACTACCGCTTCCTCCGCAGATCGACGAGCAAGTGATCATCACCCGCATCTCGCCTGACAAGGACGTCGACGGCTTCCACCCGGTCAATGCCGGCCGCCTTGCGATCGGGCTGCACGGCTTCGTGCCCTGCACGCCGCTTGGCTGCCTGCGATTGCTTCAGGCCGAGCTCGGGGAGCTGTCTGGCAAGGATGCGGTCGTGGTTGGCCGGTCCAATATCGTGGGCAAGCCGATGGCGCTGCTGCTGCTGCGCGAGAGTTGCACCGTGACCATCGCGCATAGCCGGACGCGGAACCTGCCCGAAGTGGTCCGCCGCGCGGATATCGTCGTGGCCGCCGTCGGTCGTCCGAACATGATCACCGGCGATTGGCTGAAACCGGGGGCGACCGTAATCGATGTCGGCATCAATCGCACCGAGGCCGGCCTGGTCGGCGACGTCGACTTCACATCTGCATCGGAAATCGCAGGTGCGATTACGCCTGTCCCTGGCGGGGTCGGTCCGATGACCATCGCCATGCTGATCCGCAACACCTTCGTCTCCGCTGCGCGGCGCGAAGGCTATTCTTATGAGAAAAGCTTATGA
- a CDS encoding YggT family protein has translation MIYAVIGIIDLILAVAMYVIIAQVIVSWLIAFNVINVHSNGVRTIIGAMERMTEPLYRPIRRLLPDFGGIDFSPLVILLIIGVLRSKVLPGILMEAGNTLT, from the coding sequence ATGATTTACGCCGTCATTGGAATCATCGACCTCATCCTCGCCGTGGCGATGTACGTCATCATAGCGCAGGTGATCGTCAGCTGGCTCATCGCGTTTAACGTGATCAACGTGCACTCGAACGGTGTGCGCACGATCATTGGCGCCATGGAGCGGATGACCGAGCCGCTGTACCGGCCGATCCGGCGCTTGTTGCCCGATTTCGGCGGCATCGATTTCTCGCCGCTCGTCATCCTGCTGATCATCGGCGTTCTCCGGTCGAAGGTTCTTCCGGGCATTCTGATGGAAGCCGGCAACACCCTCACATGA
- the egtD gene encoding L-histidine N(alpha)-methyltransferase, translating into MLATVDQQAQQFHDDVLAGLAAPIPSIPARWLYDRRGSELFDEITRLPSYYPTRTETAIFHTIMDDIASRVPKGAVVVEFGAGSQTKTPILLDAIKPSAYVPVDISGDYLEQSAADLQASFPQVEVIPVTADFARPFALPGGLDDRPKLGFFPGSTIGNFVPRSATDLLRQFRDLLGPGSQLLIGMDRVKPVDRLIAAYDDPEGVTAKFSLNLLTRINRELDADIPEDAFRHEARWNDILSRIEIHLVALRDVGFIIDGRTFTFAEGSSIHVENSHKYGQRGGRVLMLAGGWTPIAEWTDPAGDFAEILAVAEPNRFAP; encoded by the coding sequence TTGCTCGCGACAGTTGATCAACAGGCACAGCAGTTTCACGATGATGTGCTGGCGGGGCTCGCCGCGCCTATTCCCTCGATCCCGGCCCGTTGGCTCTACGACCGTCGCGGGTCGGAACTGTTCGACGAGATCACGCGCCTCCCGTCCTACTATCCGACACGAACCGAAACCGCGATTTTCCACACCATCATGGATGACATCGCCTCACGCGTTCCCAAGGGCGCCGTGGTCGTCGAATTCGGCGCCGGGTCACAGACCAAGACGCCAATCCTGCTCGACGCGATTAAACCCTCGGCCTACGTGCCCGTCGACATCTCCGGCGACTATCTCGAGCAGAGCGCTGCCGATCTTCAGGCCAGCTTCCCTCAAGTTGAGGTCATCCCGGTCACCGCCGATTTCGCCCGGCCCTTCGCCCTGCCCGGCGGCCTCGACGATCGCCCGAAGCTCGGCTTCTTCCCCGGCTCCACCATCGGAAACTTCGTGCCCCGCAGCGCGACCGACCTGCTGCGGCAGTTCCGCGACCTGCTTGGACCTGGGTCACAGCTGCTGATCGGGATGGATCGGGTAAAGCCGGTTGATCGCCTAATCGCCGCCTATGACGATCCCGAGGGTGTAACTGCGAAATTCTCATTGAACCTACTGACGCGCATCAATCGCGAGCTGGACGCCGACATCCCTGAGGATGCCTTCCGCCACGAAGCGCGCTGGAACGACATCCTGTCGCGGATCGAGATTCACCTCGTCGCGCTGCGCGACGTGGGGTTTATCATCGACGGGCGCACCTTCACCTTCGCAGAAGGCTCATCGATCCATGTCGAGAACAGCCACAAATACGGCCAGCGTGGCGGCCGAGTGCTGATGCTCGCTGGCGGCTGGACACCGATCGCCGAGTGGACCGACCCGGCAGGAGACTTTGCCGAGATCCTGGCGGTGGCCGAACCGAACCGCTTCGCCCCCTAG
- the egtB gene encoding ergothioneine biosynthesis protein EgtB yields MNRPEARSTFAAGALSDRLFATRKLTLDLAAPLSDADATIQPFPDASPAKWHLAHTTWFFETFVLRDHVPSYRAFDDRFAFLFNSYYEAEGPRHERPRRGMLSRPSLDEVRAYRAHVDEALVQALPNLPAAALDLIELGINHEQQHQELFLTDILATFAANPTEPAYAEAPPAACFGVEPLAWHRGRDGVVEIGASDTGFAFDSERPRHRILLHPHEMATRRVTNGEWQDFIADGGYRIPTLWLSEGWDWVQRDAVNAPLYWNDDGTEFTLAGRREIDRAAPIAHVSYFEADAFARWSNARLPTEAEWEDFASGADPAIGNQLDAEAAVMPRPGGGVFGDVWEWTQSAFASYPGFTTAEGAVGEYNGKFMCGQFVLKGASCATPRGHSRASYRNFFPPAARWQFTGVRLARDS; encoded by the coding sequence ATGAACCGGCCCGAAGCCCGATCGACGTTCGCGGCCGGCGCGCTCAGCGACCGGCTGTTCGCGACGCGCAAGCTGACGCTCGATCTCGCTGCGCCGCTGTCGGACGCCGATGCGACGATCCAGCCCTTTCCGGACGCTTCGCCGGCAAAATGGCATCTGGCCCACACGACCTGGTTCTTTGAGACCTTCGTGCTGCGCGATCACGTGCCCAGCTACCGCGCCTTCGACGATCGCTTCGCGTTCCTGTTCAACAGCTATTATGAAGCCGAAGGACCCCGCCACGAACGCCCACGCCGCGGCATGCTCTCGCGCCCGTCGCTCGACGAGGTTCGCGCCTATCGGGCGCACGTCGACGAGGCGCTGGTCCAGGCGCTTCCCAATCTGCCCGCCGCAGCCCTCGACCTGATCGAGCTCGGCATCAACCATGAGCAGCAGCATCAGGAACTGTTCCTAACGGACATCCTCGCAACCTTCGCCGCCAATCCGACGGAGCCCGCCTACGCGGAAGCCCCACCGGCGGCCTGCTTCGGTGTCGAGCCTCTGGCCTGGCACCGCGGGCGCGACGGCGTTGTGGAAATTGGCGCGTCCGACACCGGGTTCGCCTTCGACTCGGAGCGGCCGCGCCACCGCATCCTGCTCCACCCGCATGAGATGGCCACGCGGCGCGTGACCAATGGCGAATGGCAGGACTTCATCGCCGACGGCGGTTACCGCATTCCGACCTTGTGGCTGTCCGAAGGCTGGGACTGGGTGCAGCGCGACGCCGTTAACGCGCCTCTCTACTGGAATGACGACGGCACCGAGTTCACGCTCGCCGGACGACGCGAGATCGACCGCGCGGCTCCAATTGCGCACGTGAGCTATTTCGAGGCCGACGCCTTCGCCCGCTGGTCCAACGCCCGACTCCCGACGGAAGCCGAATGGGAGGATTTCGCCAGCGGTGCCGATCCGGCCATTGGCAACCAGCTCGACGCGGAAGCCGCGGTGATGCCGCGTCCCGGCGGCGGCGTGTTCGGCGATGTCTGGGAATGGACCCAAAGCGCATTCGCTTCCTACCCCGGGTTCACCACCGCCGAAGGCGCGGTCGGCGAATATAATGGCAAATTCATGTGTGGGCAGTTCGTGCTGAAGGGCGCCAGTTGCGCCACCCCGCGCGGGCACAGCCGCGCTTCCTACCGCAATTTCTTCCCGCCCGCCGCGCGCTGGCAATTCACAGGGGTCCGCCTTGCTCGCGACAGTTGA
- a CDS encoding flavodoxin family protein — MAKLKAIALNCTLKRSSGEKSSTDAMIDLLAKHFVDHDVELTETIRVADFNVLPGVSSDEGDGDDWPEIRKKVLDADILILGTPVWMGQMSSIAKRVTERMDAFLSETDDASRTPAYGKVAVCAIVGNEDGAHHISATLFQALNDVGWTIPAAAACYWVGEAMGKVDFKDLKKTPKQVEETAKMLASNAAHLATMLQGGNYPGMKPSK, encoded by the coding sequence ATGGCAAAATTGAAAGCAATTGCGCTCAACTGCACGCTCAAGCGCAGCAGTGGCGAGAAATCCTCGACCGACGCAATGATCGACCTGCTCGCGAAGCATTTTGTCGATCATGATGTCGAGCTGACCGAGACGATCCGCGTCGCCGACTTCAATGTCCTGCCGGGCGTCAGCTCGGACGAAGGCGACGGGGATGACTGGCCCGAAATCCGCAAGAAGGTGCTCGACGCCGACATCCTTATCCTCGGCACGCCCGTGTGGATGGGCCAGATGTCGAGCATCGCCAAGCGCGTGACCGAACGCATGGACGCTTTCCTCAGCGAGACCGACGATGCGTCGCGGACGCCCGCCTACGGCAAGGTCGCGGTCTGCGCGATCGTCGGCAACGAGGATGGCGCGCACCATATCAGCGCCACCTTGTTTCAGGCGCTGAATGACGTTGGCTGGACCATCCCGGCCGCAGCCGCCTGCTACTGGGTCGGCGAAGCGATGGGGAAGGTCGACTTCAAGGATCTCAAGAAGACGCCAAAACAGGTCGAGGAGACCGCCAAAATGCTGGCCTCGAATGCCGCGCATCTCGCCACTATGTTACAGGGCGGAAACTATCCGGGGATGAAGCCCAGCAAATGA
- a CDS encoding cob(I)yrinic acid a,c-diamide adenosyltransferase codes for MVKLNKIYTRTGDKGTAGLVDGSRVSKSSLRMAAIGDVDEANAAIGMAIAVLEKDAIADQYTEIQNDLFDLGADVATPGKIEGALRIVGSQVERLERDIDVMNAGLAPLESFILPGGSATVAALHLARAIVRRAERSAVALNEAEPLNPQVLAYLNRLSDHLFVTARFVAGREGGEVLWKPGATRD; via the coding sequence ATGGTCAAGCTCAACAAGATCTACACCCGCACGGGCGACAAGGGCACGGCGGGACTGGTCGACGGCAGCCGCGTCAGCAAGTCGAGCCTGCGCATGGCCGCCATCGGCGACGTCGACGAGGCCAATGCCGCGATCGGCATGGCCATCGCCGTGCTCGAGAAGGACGCGATCGCCGACCAGTATACAGAGATTCAGAACGACCTGTTCGATCTCGGCGCGGACGTCGCAACGCCTGGCAAGATCGAGGGCGCGCTCCGCATCGTCGGCTCGCAGGTCGAGCGTCTGGAGCGCGACATCGACGTCATGAACGCGGGCCTGGCGCCGCTGGAAAGCTTCATTCTGCCAGGCGGATCGGCAACCGTAGCCGCCCTCCACCTCGCCCGCGCGATCGTTCGGCGGGCGGAGCGCTCAGCGGTCGCGCTCAACGAGGCCGAGCCCCTCAACCCGCAGGTCCTCGCCTACCTGAACCGCTTGTCCGACCATCTCTTTGTCACGGCGCGCTTTGTCGCCGGACGAGAGGGCGGCGAAGTGTTGTGGAAGCCGGGCGCGACACGGGACTAA
- a CDS encoding twin transmembrane helix small protein, with protein sequence MTPILIILLVLAMAATAYVLVRGVIAMASGKDLTGEQQQNYMRKRVLFQGVAIVIIVLILVVAGQAGH encoded by the coding sequence ATGACCCCCATCCTCATCATCCTGCTCGTGCTGGCCATGGCCGCCACGGCCTACGTCCTCGTCCGCGGCGTCATCGCCATGGCGTCCGGCAAAGACCTCACCGGCGAGCAGCAGCAGAATTACATGCGCAAGCGCGTGCTGTTCCAGGGCGTGGCGATCGTCATCATCGTCCTGATCCTGGTCGTGGCCGGCCAAGCCGGTCACTGA
- the gluQRS gene encoding tRNA glutamyl-Q(34) synthetase GluQRS, with protein MIVTRFAPSPSGRLHLGHAYSAAIGRAAGDSFRLRIEDLDQTRCKPEFVDGIFEDLRWLGIDWDEPVLVQSQRTAHYQAARDDLRARGLAYACFCTRADIAQSLTAPHGDAATSYPGTCRHLPDDPERRASTPHSWRLNSAAALELTGLPTWTEHDGRTFSAKAEDIGDAILARKDAPASYHLSCVVDDAESGVTMVVRGADLRPSTPIQRLLQQLLGLPEPAYLHHPLITHLDGRRLAKRDLAPTLAAMRDAGVDGPTLVRQLLAGEVPSGFRLQDA; from the coding sequence ATGATTGTTACGCGTTTCGCGCCGTCGCCGTCGGGGCGGCTGCATCTAGGCCATGCTTACAGCGCGGCCATCGGCCGAGCGGCGGGGGACAGCTTTCGGCTGCGGATCGAAGATTTGGATCAGACTCGCTGCAAGCCGGAATTCGTCGATGGCATCTTCGAGGATTTGCGCTGGCTCGGCATCGATTGGGACGAACCGGTGCTGGTGCAATCGCAGCGTACCGCGCATTATCAGGCCGCGCGCGACGATCTGCGTGCCCGAGGCCTGGCCTACGCCTGCTTCTGCACCCGCGCCGACATCGCCCAGTCGCTGACCGCGCCCCACGGCGATGCTGCCACGTCTTACCCCGGCACTTGTCGCCATCTGCCCGACGATCCGGAACGGCGCGCGTCGACGCCGCATAGCTGGCGATTAAATTCGGCGGCGGCGCTTGAGCTGACCGGGCTGCCAACATGGACCGAGCATGACGGCCGCACCTTCAGCGCCAAAGCCGAGGACATCGGCGACGCGATCCTCGCCCGCAAGGATGCGCCCGCCTCATACCACCTTTCTTGCGTCGTGGATGACGCGGAGAGCGGCGTGACAATGGTCGTGCGCGGCGCGGACTTGCGCCCATCGACACCGATCCAGCGCTTGCTCCAGCAACTGCTAGGCCTGCCCGAGCCGGCCTACCTCCATCACCCGCTGATCACCCACCTCGACGGCCGCCGCCTTGCCAAGCGCGACCTCGCGCCGACACTCGCGGCAATGCGGGACGCCGGCGTCGATGGGCCAACGCTTGTCCGCCAGCTTCTCGCGGGCGAAGTGCCGTCTGGCTTTCGCCTTCAGGACGCCTAA
- a CDS encoding HNH endonuclease → MYHPELIRHPESCPALVLNADYTPLSYYPLSLWPWQTAVKAMFLERVDVVAHYEREVHSPSTALKLPSVIALRQFVRPNEYPAFTRFNLFLRDKFQCVYCGTRKELTFDHVIPRAYGGRTTWENVATACAPCNLRKGGRTPVEAHMHIMREPIRPTSWQLQEHGRAFPPNYLHQSWRDYLYWDVELEA, encoded by the coding sequence ATGTATCACCCCGAACTCATCCGCCATCCCGAAAGCTGCCCGGCGCTGGTGCTCAACGCCGACTACACGCCGCTGTCCTATTACCCATTGTCGCTGTGGCCCTGGCAAACGGCGGTCAAGGCCATGTTTCTCGAACGCGTTGACGTCGTCGCGCATTACGAGCGGGAGGTGCACAGCCCGAGCACGGCGCTGAAGCTGCCGAGCGTCATCGCTCTGCGGCAGTTCGTGCGGCCGAACGAGTATCCAGCGTTCACCCGCTTCAACCTGTTCCTGCGCGACAAATTCCAGTGCGTGTACTGTGGGACACGGAAGGAGCTGACCTTCGATCACGTCATCCCGCGCGCTTATGGCGGGCGCACGACGTGGGAGAATGTCGCGACCGCCTGCGCCCCGTGCAACCTGCGGAAGGGCGGCCGCACTCCGGTGGAAGCGCATATGCACATCATGCGCGAACCGATCCGCCCGACCAGCTGGCAGCTGCAGGAACATGGCCGCGCCTTCCCGCCCAATTACCTGCACCAGAGTTGGCGGGATTATCTCTATTGGGACGTCGAGCTCGAGGCATAG
- a CDS encoding response regulator, translating to MDIRYPEPDERRRILVVEPNRTNLGVIARRLAEAGYRVTTADSGATAIAELYRLPIDLVLAELNMPRMSGAELARAIRGEVQWNELPIMLITGKSDPKGAVNAYESGADDVILKPFHFEVLLARIERRIQRARAVRRLQEDNAALDARVVERAIQIGELKDALANARR from the coding sequence ATGGACATTCGTTATCCTGAGCCTGACGAGCGACGGCGCATTCTGGTGGTGGAACCCAATCGGACCAACCTCGGCGTGATCGCCCGCCGGCTGGCTGAGGCCGGCTATCGGGTGACGACTGCCGACAGCGGCGCGACAGCCATTGCGGAGCTGTACCGCCTGCCGATCGATCTGGTCCTTGCCGAGTTGAACATGCCGCGGATGAGCGGAGCGGAATTAGCTCGCGCGATCCGCGGCGAGGTTCAATGGAACGAGCTGCCGATCATGCTGATCACCGGCAAATCGGATCCCAAGGGCGCCGTTAACGCCTATGAGAGCGGCGCGGACGATGTGATCCTGAAGCCCTTCCACTTCGAAGTGCTGCTTGCGCGGATCGAGCGGCGCATCCAGCGCGCGCGGGCGGTCAGACGACTGCAGGAAGACAATGCGGCGCTGGATGCGCGCGTGGTCGAACGCGCGATCCAGATCGGCGAGCTGAAGGACGCGCTGGCTAACGCCCGGCGATGA
- a CDS encoding UTP--glucose-1-phosphate uridylyltransferase produces the protein MTKVRKAVFPVAGLGTRLLPATKSIPKEMITVVDRPLIQYAVDEAREAGIEQLIFVTGRGKSSLVDYFDQAFELEATLKGKNKSLDILEPSNASFGEVVTVRQQQPLGLGHAVWCARHIIGDEPFAVLLPDELMYGTPNCLAQMVEAYDRVGGNLVAALEVPEDQTHQYGVVNPGATDGPLTEIRGLVEKPAPGTAPSRLMLPGRYILQPEVMRALDAQERGAGGEIQLTDAMAKLIGQQPFHAFRFEGQRYDCGSAAGFVIANLAMALERGDVAPAVREFIAGR, from the coding sequence ATGACCAAAGTTCGCAAGGCCGTCTTCCCGGTCGCTGGCCTCGGCACGCGTCTCCTGCCCGCCACCAAGAGCATTCCCAAGGAAATGATCACGGTCGTCGACCGTCCGCTCATTCAATATGCGGTCGACGAAGCGCGCGAGGCGGGGATCGAGCAGCTGATCTTCGTCACCGGCCGCGGCAAGTCCTCGCTAGTCGACTATTTCGACCAGGCCTTCGAGCTGGAGGCGACGCTCAAGGGCAAGAACAAGAGCCTCGACATTTTGGAGCCCAGCAACGCCAGCTTCGGCGAGGTGGTGACGGTCCGCCAGCAGCAGCCGCTCGGCCTTGGCCACGCGGTGTGGTGCGCGCGGCACATTATCGGCGACGAGCCGTTCGCGGTGCTGCTGCCCGACGAGCTGATGTACGGCACGCCCAATTGCCTCGCGCAGATGGTCGAGGCGTATGATCGCGTCGGCGGCAATCTTGTTGCCGCGCTCGAAGTGCCCGAGGATCAGACCCACCAATATGGCGTCGTCAATCCGGGCGCGACCGATGGACCGCTGACCGAAATCCGTGGACTCGTCGAAAAGCCCGCGCCCGGCACGGCGCCGTCGAGACTGATGCTCCCCGGACGCTACATCTTGCAGCCCGAAGTCATGCGCGCGCTGGACGCGCAGGAGCGCGGCGCGGGCGGCGAGATCCAGCTGACCGACGCCATGGCCAAGCTGATCGGCCAGCAGCCGTTCCATGCCTTCCGTTTCGAAGGCCAGCGTTACGATTGCGGCAGCGCGGCGGGGTTTGTGATTGCCAATCTGGCCATGGCGCTGGAGCGCGGCGATGTGGCGCCGGCCGTGCGCGAGTTCATCGCCGGGCGTTAG
- a CDS encoding TlpA disulfide reductase family protein yields MRILPIAAAALLITACQQKAEAPTAANETANAADDTGGVKGVHRDNAGKLPPDAPFTDGAGKTVRIADFKGKPVLVNLWASWCAPCVKELPTLDKLASSGKIEVLAVSQDTGPQASVVAFLKEHKIATLKPYHDEKMGLSGALGPDVVLPTSILFDGNGKEVWRYVGDLDWTSAEAAKLLAEAGAAPSAG; encoded by the coding sequence ATGCGCATACTTCCAATCGCCGCCGCTGCCCTCCTGATCACCGCATGCCAGCAAAAAGCGGAAGCGCCGACTGCCGCGAACGAAACTGCCAATGCCGCCGACGACACGGGCGGGGTCAAAGGCGTCCACCGCGACAATGCCGGAAAGCTGCCGCCCGACGCGCCGTTCACGGATGGCGCGGGGAAGACGGTGCGGATTGCCGACTTCAAGGGCAAGCCCGTGCTGGTGAACCTATGGGCCAGCTGGTGCGCGCCGTGCGTCAAGGAACTGCCGACGCTCGACAAGCTGGCGTCCAGCGGGAAGATCGAGGTGCTCGCAGTCAGCCAGGACACGGGTCCGCAGGCGTCGGTCGTGGCGTTCCTCAAGGAGCACAAGATCGCGACGCTCAAGCCCTATCATGATGAGAAAATGGGGCTGTCGGGCGCGCTCGGGCCGGATGTCGTTCTGCCGACGTCGATCCTGTTCGATGGCAACGGAAAGGAAGTCTGGCGCTACGTCGGCGACCTCGACTGGACGAGCGCCGAGGCCGCTAAGCTTCTCGCGGAAGCGGGCGCGGCGCCGTCAGCCGGCTAA
- a CDS encoding DMT family transporter has translation MKPIDPHAFDRKQAEATAPIVPQDRHMIRTQMNRTDWLILAVLAVIWGGAFFFIGVAVKHVHPLTYVWLRVTIAAAAMWLFLRFKGQRLGLPASAWGSIFLLALLNNALPFTLFGWGQTHIASGLASILNATTPIWGVVVAHFLTSDERMTPRKIAGVLLGFGGVATMIGPALLSNLGTSGLAQVACVAASLSYALAAVWARRFRRQGISPLSVTTGQMTAAAVIMLPISMFFDQPWTQPLPPLSAWAAITALALLCTAFGYVLYFRLIETSGATNALLVTLLVPPVAILLGALFLGETLAPQDFLGLGLIALGLAAIDGRLISRLTAPRPLPREA, from the coding sequence ATGAAGCCCATCGATCCTCACGCGTTTGACCGCAAGCAGGCGGAAGCCACCGCGCCCATCGTGCCGCAAGACCGGCACATGATCCGCACGCAGATGAATCGCACCGACTGGCTGATTCTCGCCGTGCTGGCAGTGATCTGGGGCGGCGCCTTCTTCTTCATCGGCGTCGCCGTGAAGCACGTGCATCCGCTGACCTATGTCTGGCTCCGCGTGACGATCGCGGCCGCGGCGATGTGGCTGTTCCTGCGCTTCAAGGGCCAGCGCCTCGGCCTGCCGGCAAGCGCCTGGGGCTCGATTTTCCTTCTCGCGCTGCTCAACAATGCGCTGCCCTTCACCCTGTTCGGCTGGGGCCAGACGCATATCGCCAGCGGTTTGGCGTCGATCCTCAACGCAACGACGCCGATCTGGGGTGTCGTCGTGGCCCATTTCCTGACCAGCGACGAGCGCATGACGCCGCGCAAGATCGCGGGTGTCCTGCTCGGCTTCGGTGGCGTTGCGACGATGATCGGGCCGGCCCTGCTGTCCAACCTCGGCACCAGCGGCCTTGCACAGGTCGCCTGCGTCGCCGCCTCGCTGAGCTATGCGCTAGCCGCAGTCTGGGCACGCCGCTTCCGCCGTCAGGGCATCTCGCCCCTCAGCGTGACGACCGGTCAGATGACTGCCGCGGCGGTCATCATGCTGCCGATATCGATGTTCTTCGATCAGCCTTGGACGCAGCCGTTACCGCCGCTCAGCGCCTGGGCCGCGATTACCGCGCTCGCTTTGTTGTGCACGGCCTTCGGCTACGTGCTCTATTTCCGGCTTATCGAAACCTCGGGCGCGACCAATGCGCTGCTGGTCACCCTGCTCGTGCCGCCGGTCGCGATCCTGCTCGGAGCCCTGTTCCTCGGCGAAACGCTGGCGCCGCAGGACTTCCTCGGCCTCGGCCTGATTGCGCTAGGCCTCGCCGCGATCGACGGACGACTAATTAGCCGGCTGACGGCGCCGCGCCCGCTTCCGCGAGAAGCTTAG
- the dapD gene encoding 2,3,4,5-tetrahydropyridine-2,6-dicarboxylate N-succinyltransferase: MSDLQAVIDQAWEDRESLGSDTKGTVRTAVDAAIAALDSGDARIAEKSGGQWVVQQWLKKAVLLSFRLNPMEAISGGPGGANWWDKVPSKFAGWGESDFQTAAFRAVPGAIVRRGAFIAPGAVLMPSFVNIGARVGEGTMVDTWATVGSCAQIGRNVHISGGAGIGGVLEPLQAGPVIIEDDCFIGARSEVAEGVIVERGAVLSMGVFLGASTKIVDRASGEVHYGRVPEYSVVVPGSLPGKDGGPSLACAVIVKRVDERTRSKTSINELLRD, encoded by the coding sequence ATGAGCGATCTGCAGGCAGTCATCGATCAAGCTTGGGAAGATCGCGAATCACTAGGTAGCGATACCAAGGGTACCGTTCGTACGGCCGTCGATGCCGCTATTGCCGCGCTTGACAGCGGCGACGCGCGGATTGCGGAGAAGAGTGGCGGTCAGTGGGTCGTCCAGCAATGGCTGAAGAAGGCCGTGCTGCTCTCATTCCGGCTTAACCCGATGGAAGCAATTTCCGGCGGGCCCGGCGGCGCAAACTGGTGGGACAAAGTGCCCTCGAAGTTCGCGGGATGGGGTGAAAGCGATTTTCAGACGGCCGCTTTCCGCGCCGTGCCCGGTGCGATAGTCCGCCGCGGCGCCTTCATCGCGCCGGGTGCAGTACTGATGCCGAGCTTCGTCAACATCGGCGCCCGCGTCGGCGAGGGGACGATGGTCGACACCTGGGCGACGGTGGGCAGCTGCGCCCAGATCGGCCGCAACGTCCACATCTCCGGCGGCGCCGGGATCGGCGGCGTGCTCGAGCCGCTGCAGGCCGGGCCGGTGATCATCGAGGACGATTGCTTCATCGGTGCACGCTCGGAGGTCGCCGAAGGCGTGATCGTCGAGCGCGGCGCAGTACTTTCGATGGGCGTGTTCCTCGGCGCCTCGACCAAGATCGTCGACCGCGCTTCGGGCGAGGTCCATTACGGCCGCGTGCCCGAATATTCGGTGGTCGTCCCGGGGTCACTGCCGGGCAAGGACGGCGGACCGAGCCTCGCCTGCGCGGTCATCGTCAAGCGCGTGGACGAGCGGACGCGATCCAAGACCAGCATCAACGAACTGCTCCGCGACTAG